The following is a genomic window from Candidatus Nezhaarchaeota archaeon.
CCAGGGTGTAATAAGAGGGTCATCTTCGTGAAGGAGGGGGAGGACGTATCGAAAATAGCTCAGATCCAGGCGGTAAGTGAGCTGACGTCAACGGTGAACCAGAAGCTCTTGGAGCTAACGAACATGGCGAAGTATGAGAGTGACGTTGATAGGCTCTATGAGCTTGGTAAATGCCTGCTCACTTGGCTTGAGATATTTGAGAGAGTTAAAAAGTTTCAAACGTAACTGGATTGTTTGTGTGCCCTCTTTTTCAAAATTTCAATAGCCTTCTTCATTATTAGCCTCGCCATTCTCCTCTTACTTACTCTGCCCACTTTGAGCTCCTCATCGCTAGTTATCAAGTAGCCCTCGTTGTGTTCAGAGCCAAAGCCCACATCAGGTCTTGAGACGTCATTCGCCAAGATGATGTCTAAATTGCCCTCCTTCATCCTCCTCCTGGCCCTCTCTAAAAGCTCTTCGACTGAAACACCGTACTCAGCCTTGAATCCAACCATGATTGCCTCGGGCAATCTCTCTCTCAAGGCTAAGTATATTTTCGGGGTTGGCTTGAGGGTGACGTTTAGGTGCGCATTAGAGCTGACTTTATCCGTAGAGACCTCTTTGAATGAGAAATCGGCTGGAGCTGCTGCTAAGACGATGATCTTGGGCTTCTCCCCCTCAGCGATCTCTAAGCAGGCATTAAGCATCTCCTCCGTTGAGGTAACGCTCTTAAAGTTGACGCCTCTAGGCGGTTTAAGGTGCGTGGGACCTGAGATCAAGTACACATAAGCCCCATTATTAGCACAGACGGATGCAAGCGAGAAGCCCATTCTCCCGCTGCTCGCATTAGTTATGAACCTTATGGGGTCTAGATGCTCTCTAGTTGGTCCTGCCGTTACTAGGACCTTTAGCCCCCTCAATCCTTCTATTGGATTCAGGACGTCCTCGACCAAGTCGGCTATGTCCTCAATCGCAGCCATCTTCAACCTTCCGTCCTCAACATCTGGTTCAATGATCGTTACGCCGAGTCCTCTAAGCTTGTCAAGACACTGCTTAACTGTTGGGGCCATGTACATGCTTGCATGCATTGCTGGAGCGACAATTATGGGTTTTCCAGAGCCTAGAGCTGTGGTTAGCACGTCCATTACCACGTTGTCTGAAATGCCACTCGCAAGCTTACATAACGTGTTTGCTGTGGCTGGAGCGACGATGAGCGCGTGTGCCCAGCCATCCTTGCCGGCGATGGCTATGTGCTCTACCTCGCCCGTGCCCTTTACTATGGGCTTATTGCCTGACGCCCATTGCATTAGTGTCGGGCTTATGAACTTAAGGGTTTTAGGCGTCGCTACAAACCTCACGTTGGCTCCACGCTTTATGAGCTCACGAGCGAGGTCTAAGGCCTTATAGACAGCGACGCTAGCAGTAACGCACAGGGCTATGTTCATGTCCTTCAAGTCGTCGGTCTTAGAGCACCTAATCTCATTGACGGTGTGTCGATACATTCGTAAACCCACCAAGCACTTATCTCAGTATACGCTCAACAACTTTTTAAAGATGCTTGGGTAACCAACACAGTATGCGTTCTCTAGTCCCCCCACTCATAATCGTAAACTTCAAGACATACATTGAGGCGACGGGTCAAAGAGCTGTTGAGCTTGCCAGAAAGTGTGAGAGGGTGTCTAGAGAGCTTGGCGTTAACATAGCTGTAGCGGTCCAAGCCGTTGATATATATAGGGTGGCCTCGTCGGTCTCGATACCGGTGCTTGCTCAACACGTAGATCCCTATCCACCAGGCGCTTAT
Proteins encoded in this region:
- the coaBC gene encoding bifunctional phosphopantothenoylcysteine decarboxylase/phosphopantothenate--cysteine ligase CoaBC; the encoded protein is MYRHTVNEIRCSKTDDLKDMNIALCVTASVAVYKALDLARELIKRGANVRFVATPKTLKFISPTLMQWASGNKPIVKGTGEVEHIAIAGKDGWAHALIVAPATANTLCKLASGISDNVVMDVLTTALGSGKPIIVAPAMHASMYMAPTVKQCLDKLRGLGVTIIEPDVEDGRLKMAAIEDIADLVEDVLNPIEGLRGLKVLVTAGPTREHLDPIRFITNASSGRMGFSLASVCANNGAYVYLISGPTHLKPPRGVNFKSVTSTEEMLNACLEIAEGEKPKIIVLAAAPADFSFKEVSTDKVSSNAHLNVTLKPTPKIYLALRERLPEAIMVGFKAEYGVSVEELLERARRRMKEGNLDIILANDVSRPDVGFGSEHNEGYLITSDEELKVGRVSKRRMARLIMKKAIEILKKRAHKQSSYV